One Olleya sp. Hel_I_94 genomic window, CTGGACCAGGAAAATACATGTCAGGACTTAACGTTGCAAAAATGATAAAATCTATATCATCCTTATCTATTCCTGCACGTTCTATTGCTTGTTTGGCAGCTTTTACTCCCATTGTTGCAGTGGTGTCACCAGAGCCTTCTTTTACCCAACGTCTTTCTTTTATTCCAGTACGTTCTGTAATCCACTCATCATTAGTATCCATCATTTTGGATAAATCCGCATTTGTGACGATGTTGTCAGGTACATATTTACCTAAACCAATAATTTTTGAATTGTACATTAATTTTAATTTTATTAATTCTAAGCTATTTTTCTGTTTAAAAAAAATAGTATCGCAATTTACTGCTTTCATAAATAACGAATTCACAATTATTTTTTATTCGTTATGCATGCATAATACTTTTATGATTATTTTAAATGTCATCTTGTCACCTTTCAGCAATTGGCATTTTTGTTGTCTATTACCTAATCAGAAATTAATAGAAGGGTTTCGCTTAAGCGGAACTTAAAAAAATAAACATAAAATCATGGCAAAAGGAAATATTAACGTTTCAGTAGAAAACATTTTTCCGTTAATCAAAAAATTCTTGTACAGTGATCACGAAATCTTTTTACGTGAGCTAATCAGTAACGGAACCGACGCAACATTAAAATTAAAACATTTAACTAGTATTGGAGAGTCTAAGTCTGAGTACGGAAACCCAATAATTGAAGTTAAGATTGATAAAGAAGGTAAAAAACTTCATATTATCGATCAAGGTTTAGGGATGACAGCAGACGAGGTTGAAAAATACATCAACCAAGTGGCTTTTTCTGGTGCAGAAGAGTTTTTAGACCAATATAAAGATAGCGCTAAAGATTCTGGAATTATCGGACACTTTGGTTTAGGATTTTACTCAGCATTTATGGTTGCTGAAAAAGTTGAAATCATTACAAAATCTCATAAAGAAGGGACTACTGCTGCACATTGGACGTGTGATGGTTCGCCTGAGTTTACTTTAGAACCACATGATAAGACTGACAGAGGTACTGAGATTATCTTACATATTGCAGAAGACTCTACCGAGTTTTTAGAAGAAGCACGTATTAGCAGCTTACTATATAAATATAACAAGTTTATGCCTATTCCAATCAAATTTGGAACTAAAGAAGTAAACGATCCTGACCACAAACCAGAAACGACTACAGATGCTGAAGGTAAAGAAACGACTGAACCTCAGAAAAAAATTACTGTAGACAACATCATTAACAACCCTAATCCAGCTTGGACTAAACAACCAACCGAATTAGAAAACGAGGATTACAATAACTTTTATAGAGAGTTATATCCATCTCAATTTGAAGACCCATTATTCCATATTCATTTAAATGTGGATTATCCGTTCAACTTAACAGGTATTTTATACTTCCCTAAGATGACTCAGGATATGGCTATGCAAAAGGATAAAATTCAGTTATACCAAAACCAAGTTTACGTAACAGATAACGTAGAAGGGATTGTACCAGAGTTTTTAACTATGCTACGTGGTGTGATTGACAGTCCAGATATTCCGTTAAACGTATCTAGAAGTTACTTACAAGCAGATGGAGCAGTTAAAAAAATTAGCTCGTACATTACACGTAAAGTAGCAGACAAACTTAAATCACTATTTAATAATAATCGTGAGGAGTTTGAAGCTAAATGGAATGACATTAAAATTGTTATCGAATATGGAATGTTATCTGAGGACAAGTTTTTTGACAAAGCAGATGCTTTTGCATTATACCCAACCGTAGATGGTAAATATTACACTTACGAGGAATTATACAATGCTATCAAAGCAAAACAAACAGATAAAGACGGTAAATTAGTAATCCTTTACACAAGTAACCAAGATGAGCAACACAGCTATATTGAAGCTGCTAAAGACAAAGGTTACGAAGTTTTATTATTAGATAGTCCGATTGTTTCGCATTTAATGCAAAAATTAGAATCTACTAAAGAAAACATCACCTTTTCTCGTGTAGATGCCGATAGTGTTGACAAATTAATTGCTAAAGACGAAACTGTAATCTCTAAGTTAGACGAAGACCAAACTAAAGCTTTAGATGCGTTATTAAAAGACGTAATCCCATCAGAAAAGTTTATGGTACAGTTAGAGCCAATGGATAGCAATGCAACACCATTTATGATAACACAACCAGAATTTATGCGTCGTATGAAAGAGATGCAAGCGTCTGGTGGTGGAGGCGGAATGCAAATGTTTGGTAACATGCCAGAAATGTATAACCTTGTGGTTAATACAAACTCTGACTTAGTTAACGAGATTTTAAATACCGAAGCTAAAGACAAACAAGCGCATTTAATCACGCAAAGTTTAGACTTAGCACGTTTATCTCAAGGTCTTTTAAAAGGAAAAGAATTATCAGACTTTATCAAACGTAGCTACGAGTTACTAAAGTAAATCACATAATTATATCGCTTACGCGGAAATTAAAAACCACCTGTAATAGGTGGTTTTTTTATGCTTGAATATCTCGTTTTTAAAAACTAACTTCGTTATAAATCAATAACATAACAATATCAATCAATCAACTAATCAATCAAAAAATCAATCCAACATGAAACAGGTTCTCTTATTAGCTTATGTACTTCTTATTGTAAGTTGTAATAACACAAATACACCACCCGAAATATTAAAACAAGACCATAATGTTTCAACTAGTAACAACAAAATTAAAGTCTTAAACTTTGGAAGCTTCCATTTTGGAGAAACCACAGATGCTAACAGTACAGATTTTGATGAGACTAGTCCTGAAGCCCAAAAACAAATAAAACAAATTGCGCAAATGCTAGCAGCATTTAAACCTACCATTATTTGTGTAGAAAATTTACCAAGCTTAAATGATGCCTTAAATAAAGACTATCAAGCGTTTCTTAAAAACCCAGACCAACTAGACACTAGTTTTGGCGAAACTAGTATGATTGGTTTTGAAGTAGGACGCTTAAATGCAGTTAGCAAACTATACGGAATTGACAATCACATGGGTTATAATTATAGCGTTGGCGATTTTTTTGAATCCAGTCCAGACTATACAAACGCTATAGACCCAAAAACCTATCTACAACTAACTAATCAGCCATTTAAAGATTATCCTGAAATGGCTAAACGTGATCAAAATTATAAGACGATGTCTGTTTTAGAAAAACTAAAATTAATTAACGAGCCTTTACAACTGGATCAATCCATTGTTGCTAACGCAGACAAATTACTATATGTTGGTACTGAGGATAATTTTGAAGGCGCAGATAATGCTGCTAAATTTTATCATAGAAACATGAAAATATATTCTAATTTAAATAGAATACCAATGACTAAAACGGATAGGGTTTTTATAATCATGGGATCTGCACACACAGCGTTTTTAAGAGAATTTATAAACAGAAGTCCAAAATTTGAAATGGTCAATACTTTAGAGTATTTAAAATAATGCAACACTGATTAATAATAAAGCCACGAGTACAAGTATAATTTTTCATGCTTTGATAGTGTCATAAAAATTACCGAACTTCGTTTTACTTATATATAAGCTATCAAGCCAATTACTTATTCCAAGAAAATATTTAAATGAAAAAATTCTTATTAGTCTTATTATATCTTTCAATAACTATAGGATACGGTCAAACTAAATTTGAAACACTTTTAAACGACGCAAAAACAGAATTTAAAAGAATAGAAAGTCTAGATAGAGAAGCTTATGACCAGGTCAATTTTAATCATATTGCAGATTGGCTTGAGCAAGCCATTTTAATTAAACCAAATCATCCAGAAGCAAGATATTATTTAGGATATACGTATAGTCGTATTAACGCTAAAGATGGTCGTGGTGCACTAGATATGGATTTAAACTTATTATTAAAAACTAGTAATCAATTAGAAAAAGTAATACAATTAACACCCAAATATACAGGTAAAATAATTGCATTAAATCCGTATTACAAAATTGGAGCAGAATGGGGAACAATGGGAATGAAGTACTTATTTGAACAAAAAAAAGATTCTGCAATATGGGCTTTTAAAGAAGGCCAAAAAAGAGGTGGTTTTAGTAAGTACACCCTTAAAACGCATCAGCAAATTTTAAAAAACTGCGATAAAAACGCCTTACTTATTTCATCTGGAGATATGTCTACCTTACCTTTATATTATCTACAAACTGTTAAAAAATATAGAAATGACGTTATCATAATAGATGTAGGTTTACTAAATACAAATTGGTATCCTAGATTTCTTTCTAAAAATAACAACTCCCTTTTTGATATACCTAATAAAGCATTAGATTCCATAAATTATATAAAATGGGATAACCAAAAAGTCACCATAAACAATGCACAATGGACTGTCACTTCAAGTTATGATGGCTATTTATTACGAGGAGACAGGTTATTATTAAGCATATTAAAGCAAAATCAATTTAAAAAAAGTGTCTACTTCACTAAAGGGTTTGATCCAAAAGGCTATTTAGGATTAAACACTTTTTTGAATTCTGAAGTTTTATTAGATAAAGTAACTTTCAAAAATAAAAAACAAGACTTTAATCAATACCTAAAAACAATAACCAATCTATTAAGTGTTACTAAACTTATTGATTTAAACATTCCGAAAGAGCATGACATCATTGAGTTTTACAGGTACGAAATATTAACTAAAATCAAAGATTTAGTAGATAATAACCAAAAAGACAAAGCAAAACAAGTATTTGCAATTCTAGAAAAATATGCTAGCAACACTGTTATACCTTATAAATATGACGATTTATACCAAATGGAGGACTACTTCAAAAAACACTTATAACGGTTATCAAAACACAAGTTTAAGTCACTTTTCATAAGTGACTTTTTTTATATCATAAAAAATTAATACCTTTTATTAAAATGTATTGTAAAAAAATGTATATTTGACATATGTATAGCAAAGAACTCACTAAAGGAACATTACAACCTATCATTTTAAAGCTACTAAGTCAGCATGATAAAATGTATGGTTACGAGATTACCCAAAAAGTTAAAGACCTGACTAAAGGCAAAATAGACATCTCAGAAGGTGCTTTATACCCTATTTTACACAAGTTAGAAAGCAATAATATTCTCGAGACCGAAAAAGTTTATATTGGCAAACGTGTTCGCAAATACTACTCGGTAACCAAATCTGGACAGCAAGTTATTATTGATCAAAGCCATCAGATTAACGATTTTATTAAAACCCTATCGCTAATATTTAACCCTAAACCAACCGTAAAATGAGACTATCAGATCAAAATATAGACTACATAACGACCAATTTAGAGTTATATGGTTTAAAAAATCAAGACTTAAAGGAAGACATCTTGGACCATATTTGCACTTATCTAGAAAATGAAGAACAGCTTAGTTTTGACGAGGCTTACAAAATAGCAATTCAGCAATTTGGAGGCTACTTATCCATTACCCAAATACAACAAGAAACCAACGCACAACTGTATTTTAAATCAGCAAAAAACAGAAACAGAGTCCTTATTATTTTAGAGTTTATTACTGCGTTTATTATAATTACAGGAAGTTTATTTAAAATCATGCATTGGCCTTATGCAGGTATTTTAATTTTTTCTGGATTTCTATTTTTAATATGCATCACATTGCCTTTATATTTTTATAATAAGTATAAAGAACAAACACTTAAATATCAATCTTAATACGAACATTAAATCAATCAAAATGAAAAAATCAGTTTATGTTTTAGGCTTTTTAGCCTTATTTACACTTAGTACAGCATCATTATTCAAAATTATGCATTGGCCTTATGCAGGCATCCTAATATTTGTAGGCTTCTTGCTACTTAATTTTGGATTTTTACCAACATTATTTTATAAGCTGTACAAAAAAGACGCTATTAAAAATTAAATTATCGCTTTCGCGGAAATCAAAAACCACCTAAAACAGGTGGTTTTTTTGCATTATACACAACCCAACAACAATAGATATTAATAACCAATACGTTATAGTTCAAAAAAAAACACAGGATTTTGCTAGTTAATAAAAAAGTGTAGTTTTGTTACACGTATAAAATCCCTAACTAAAATCGCTTTTACCAACAACGATTTTATGCCAAACGCTAACCAATTATTTAAACCATAATCGCTTAATTAATCTAAATGAAATCACTTCTCAGTTTTCTAATTTTCACTGTATGTATCTCTTTCAGCTATTCACAATGTAACAACAAAGTACTATTTATTGTGGACGATTCAGGCTCTGTTTCTTTTTCAGAACGTCAAGACATGGAAGCCTCAATTCAGCAATTATCTAATCAAATATTTAGTCAAAATCCATTAGCCGAAATTGGTTTAGTGCAATACGGACAACCTAATGCCTCATCAACCTCTCAACCAAGTTACTACCTATCCTACCCTTTTACAGTAAATCCAACCATCAGTATTCCTGATAATCCTGGAGGTAATAATTTAATACAAGATGTATTACCAAACTCGATAAACACCATGATTAATGATGGCTTATTTACCACTGGTGGTGCTTTTGAAAATACTACATCTATATTTATATTTACGGATGCACTAATTGATTCGGGTTGCTCTTCAGTATTAACAAACTGTAGTAGTTGTAACGTTCCAGCCTTGTCTTGTGGATATACTTATCTAACAGACTTAAGTAACAGTTTAGGTGGTATACCAATATCTACCTATCGTGTAATTAGTAGTTTTAATCCAGGAACTGCAGATGGTATTCAACAAGGAGCAGGTGTTTTGATAGAAGGTTCAAACTTTCAGTTAAACAGTACGCAAATTGATTTACTAACAGACAGTTTAATATGTATTGATGCAGATTACGATGTCTTTAATACCTGTATTGGAGACACTACTCAATTTACATTAACAACATCAGATCCAATTACCTCAGCATTATGGGATTTTGGTGATGGTAGCCCAACATCGTCAGATTTAAACCCAACGCATACCTTTCCTGCACTTGGAGACTACGTTATAACCTTAACGTTAACTAGTAATGGCGAGGTTGTTACAACCACTAACACCATAACAATAAGCGACATACCAGTTGCTAACCCAATACCAGATTACATTCTTTGTGACGATTTGTCTAATGACCAAATAGAACAGTTTGACTTAACCACAAGAGATGCCTTTATATTAGGATCGCAATCTGCAGCAGACTTTACAATTAGCTATTTTGCAAATTTTACAGATGCAGACAACAATCAAAACGCATTAAGCACCAATTACTTTAACACCTCAAATAACCAGGATATATTTGCAAGAATTTACAATACAAATAATCCAGATTGTTATAGCATTACAGACTTTAAGCTAATTGTGGATGCACAACCTATTGCTAATCCAGTGTCTGATTTTATAGTTTGTGACGACGACACTAACGATGGTATTGCAACTTTTGATTTATCAAACATAGATAATGAGGTGTTAGCAGGACAATCTGCAACGACCTTTACTGTCGTTTACTATTTAACCAATGTAGACGCTATTGGTGATAATAATCCTTTACCAAATAATTATACAACCACATCAGCCAATCAAATAATTTACGCTAAGGTATTTAACACTAGTAATACAGATTGTTTTGCAATAACTACCGTAAATCTTATTGTAGATGTTAAACCTGTTGCTAATCCAGTACCAGATTTTATTAATTGCGAAAACGACCCAAGTCTAATCAATTTAAATCAGTTTAATACTACAGTACTTGGCACACAAAATAGTACAGACTTAGTGGTAACTTATCACACCTCAGAAGCTGATGCAATTGCAGGACTAAACGCCTTATCAAACAATTACCAATTAGACCAAACCACTACACTATATATTAAAGTAGAAAACACAATTGGTATTGGCTGTTACGACATTACAACAGTAAACCTATCCATTTTTGAATTCCCTTTTTTAGACGCTAAAACTATCGAAGACTGTCTACCAAATAATTACAATATTAATGCAGATATTGGAGTCACCAATGCGACGTATTTATGGGATTCTGGTGAGACTACAGCAGCAATAAATGTTAATAGCTTTGGCGAATATAATGTACAAATCACCATTGGTAATTGTACAAAAAACCAAACCATCACGTTTGTAAAAGCTAATAACTGTAACATACCACAAGGGATATCTCCTAATGACGATACACTTAACGACTTTTTTGACATAAGCTACCTAGAAGTAGACAACATCATAATTTATAACAGATACGGAACCGAAGTGTACAGTAAAGCCAATTACGCTAAAGAGTGGAATGGACAGTCTAACGCTGGACAAGAGCTGCCAACCGGAACGTATTACTACGTTATAAAAACCAAAACAGACCCTAAGCCATTAACTGGTTGGGTATATTTAGCTAGATAACATAACGCTTTCGCGGAAATTAAACACCACTTTTTAAAGTGGTGTTTTTTATGCTTTTATATTAACATTACGGTTTACCGTAAAATAAAACCAGAGGTTAGCTGTAATTTAGCATAATTAGACCAAAAAATTATAAACCCAAGTATAACCAAACAACAATTTAAATGAAAAAAATTATTTTATCGCTTTCAATCCTTGCATTATTCTCATCATGTAGATCAAGTTTACACTCTGGAGGATATAACCAACTAAACCAAACGCAAACGGTTTTAACAAGCAATAACTTTACAGTATTAGGTAGCTTTACAGGAAGTGCAACCACAAAAATTGTAACAGGTAACATTACCAATAAAGAAGGGATCATCTCTCAAGCAAAAGCAAAATTACTAGAAAACGCTAAAGCTGCAGGAGTAAGCTTAACTGGAAGCAGAACTTTAGTAAATGTATCTATAGATATTATTGAAACTAAAAAAAGAATTAACGCTACAATGTCTGCCGAAATTATCGAATTTAGATAAAACCTGAAATTGTTTTATAACACCAAACCACCTTTTCAAGGTGGTTTTTTTATGCTTTAGTTTTAATTTATGGTTTACCGTAAAAATAATGTGACAAGTATTGTAACTTAGCTTTTGACAAATAAATTTACGTAGTAATAGGTATAGATTAATTAAACTAAAAGAACTACATTGGACTACCGAATGATTTTAAACATTAAAATGCACAACTATTAATTAGTAAAATAACCACACAATCGCTTCAATAAAAAAACATCCCAAAGCATAACCAATTATGAAAAAAACACTTCAAATTTTATTAGTAACCTTAATTTTTTCTACAACCATTTATGGTCAATCTACTGAAAGATTCATTCGTATTATCGGAAACGCAAAAAAAGAACTAACCGCTAATAAAGCCAAAGTACAATTAACGATTACCGAACAAAAAGCAACTAAATACAAAGAGGACTCAAAGGACATTGCTTTTGAAGACGTATATAATACTGCTATTGTAGAGCTTTCAAAATACGGAATCGCAGAAAGTGACCTAGAAGTAATCATTCAAAGTAAAACCTACTCTAGAGCAACCAGTAAAAGTTATTATTTTACAACAGACATTAACACTCTAGAAGATATCGCAAACATAACAATAGATGGTGCAAAAATAACTGACATTAAATACTTATATGATACTTCTGATGAAGACCTAGAAACAGAATTAAGCCTACTAGCTATTAATGATGCTAAGCGAAAAGCAAAAACAATTGGTGACGAGATAAATATGACCATTGGAAAAATTCTTAATATCGAAGTCAAGGAATCTTCCTTTGGAACCGATACTGTAGAAAGCAAGAAAAACGAAATCACAAAATCGTACAGAATAGCAATCACCTTTAAACTTGTTGATTAAATGAAGTTATATATACTAATTCTTTGGTTTATAACTTTTGCCAATTACAGTCAAGCGCAAAGTATAACCTTACGTATTTTAGGGCAATCCAACTATACTGAATATGCTGAAAGCAACGTAGTGTTACTCTCGGTTAAACAGGATAATATCACAAAAATAGAAGCTTTAAAAGACTCGCTAATAGCAAACGGATTGGACAACCCAGTCGTTAAAGTGGCCACGTCAAAAAACCAACAAATATCCCATTACAAGTTTGAAAATCAAGACCTAAATACATTTGACAACGTATTGGTTTGGTGTAGTGCATTGCAAATTAATGTTTACAAAGTCTATTTTAAAATGCCAGAACACCAATTTAAAAACGAGGATGACCATGCTGTTTTGGCACTAAAAAATGCCAACACACAAGCAAAAATATTAGCCAATCATTTAGGATACAAAATTGAAACTATTCTAAATATTGATGACGAAACCACCTATGCAAACCCAATATATGACACCATTGATTTTGATAGTAGTAAAGGACAAAGGATGTTAAAGTTTCTTGAGTTATTAAGTAACAGAGACGTAACCTATGACACTAAAAGTAATAGTCCATCAAAATCTGGAGGCTATAATATATGGGTAACATACAGACTAACAAAAACATAACAACCATTTACAACTAATTATTTATGCTTTTATTTTTAGTTTACGGTTTACCGTAAATTATAATGAAACAAGTAATATAACTTAGCTTTTGACAAATAAATTTACGTAGTTCTACGTATATAATTGTTCTAAAAAATAACCTAGTTTTACAGACATTAAAAAAATAAAAGGATAACAAATAGGGATAAACTCCTTTGGGAGTTTATTTGATTGTTGGCAGTAAGTGAAGAGAACTACTAGAAATCAAAAAAAAAATTAGAAAAATAATGTTAGACCAATCCTTTTCAAGTAGTAATTTTAATAAAATATTTTTAAAAGAAAACAGAAAAGGTAATTTTGATAAATCTCACTTTACTCAAGAATATTTAGATAAACATCAAGCATTTAAAAGTACAATAGGCGAAAAATTAAGTCTAAAGAAAACTAAAACACTTACTAAAGAGGAATTAGATGAATTTGCTGAAAGATTAGAGAATATTAATACTGAAAAAGAAGAAATTAGATTATCAATCTTTGAAAATTATTCTAATGTAATTAACAACCAAATTACTCCTTTTCAATTCAAAATACTATATAATTCAACAAAAGAAGTTTATACTGTTGAAAACGATGCTGCTTCATACTATGCAGTAAAACAACTCCAACGAAATATTTACAAGACTTTTAAAGTTATACAAGCGGATAGAAATAGAATTATAAAACAAATTTTTAATATTGCTTCCGATGGGTTTCCTAAAATTATTATAAAAACTGATATAAAATCTTTTTACGAATCTATTCCTCAAGATAAACTTTTTGAGAAAATAGAGAATAATACTTTGCTTTCTCCATTTTCTCAAAAATTGATAAAAAGGCTTTTTTATGAATTTGAAGATAAAAAAGATAAAACTAAAATACCTCCCAAAAAAGGTGTGCCAAGAGGAATTGGTATTAGCGCATATTTATCTGAATTATATATGCGAGATATAGATAATGAGATTAAAGCATTAGAAGATGTAATTTATTACGCACGCTATGTTGATGATATAATTGTAATTATTTGCCCTAAAACAGAATCAACAAAAAGAGACTACTTATACGAAATAAAAAATATAATTTGCGTTAAAAACAATCTTACTCTTAAAGATGGTAGTGATGGAGAAGCTTCAAAAACAGAAATAATCGATTTACCCAAAAAAGGTAACTATAATAAATCATTTAACTACTTACGCTATTGTTTTAATTTAAAAAGAACTGAAACAACAGATAATAAATCAAACTTTCAATTACTTCTTGAAATTTCAGATAATAAAATTGAAAGGTATAACGAGAGATTAAAAAAATCAGTCACAAACTATAATCAAAATTCAAAATATAACGAAAAAGAAGCCAGAAATATTTTAATCGCGAGATTAAAATTCCTTACTGGAAACTTCCATCTTAACAATAATAAAAGAAATGTAAAGTCAGGCGTTTATTACTCTAATCAAATGCTAAAACTAAATAAGGTTACATATAATAGTTTAAAAGTATTAGACAGAAAACTATCTACAGCATTACGTGATTTAAATCCACCTCCTAAAATTGGAATTGATAAAATAAAATTGAAACTTTTCTTAATGCAGAAATATAGTTTCCAAAAAGGATTTAATAATAAAGAAAAAAACTTTTATTCTTTTAAACTAAACCCAAGAGAAACAAGTTTTTATTTTAAAAAATTCAAAAGAGCAACAAACAAGTTTGAAGTAATTAAATCTATTTGGAAGTAATGAGCAAAAAGAAAAAACATATAAAATACACCAAAGAGAGAGCTATTATTTCTGACGTACTACCATATGAGGTTCCTATTACATTTTCAAACAGATATTTGTATCGGTTCCTAGTCAATAATGAATTAGAATTTAAAAATAGTACAATTAAGTTTAAAACAAATTTTAAGGATGATTACTTTGATGCTTTTAAAATAATTTTAAAAATATTATTTTCTACAAATATTTCAAATCCGAATACTAGAAAAATTCCATTTACTTATAGAATTAGTCATAAAGAAAAAGACTTTAGAGAACTTGCATTAGTTCACCCAATTAATCAATTAGAATTGATAGAGTTTTACGAACATTATAAAGAATCCATTATTTACTCTTGTTCTTTAAGTAATTATAGTATACGAAAACCTGACAACGTAGCTAAGTTTACTTTCTTTAATGACAAACTTCATCAAACAAATAAAGGTGAAATTTCTGATTTTTTAGAACTAAGTGGGAAAGAATATGAAAACTTAAAAACTTTTTTTTCTTATAGCAAATACACTAACATCTATCAATTCTTCGAACATTATAGGTATCAAAGAGCAGAAAAGAAATTCAATCATTTATTTAAATTTGATATTTCTAAATGCTTTGACAGTATTTATACTCATTCAATTTCCTGGGCTGTATTAGGTTTAGATGTTGTAAAAGAAAACGTAAATAGTTCTAAAAACACCTTTACTGGAAAATTTGATAAATTTATACAATATTCGAATTACGGAGAAACCAATGGTATCTTGATAGGTCCAGAATTTTCTAGAATATTTGCCGAAATTATTTTACAAAAAATAGATATAACAATAGAGAAAAAATTAAATGAAAATAATTATTTACTTAAAGTAGACTATGAAATGTATCGTTATGTTGATGATTATTTCCTGTTCTGTGATGATAGTGTTTTAAAAGACGAAATATTAAAACTACTTAAACACGAATTAAAAAAATATAAATTATCAATTAATAATTCTAAAACAGAAGAATATAACAAACCAATTATAACTGAAATAACAATTGCTAAAAATAAAATTATTGATTTATTTTCTGAAAATCCTAAATTTAAAATAACGGAAATAGAAGAAAAGGAAGTAGACAAGAAAGATGAAGATGATGAAGTTTCTTTACTAAATCATAAATTTGAATTATCATTCAATCCCAATAAATTAGCAACACGTTACAAAATAATCATAAAAGAATCTCAAGTTGATTATAAAGATGTTTTAAATTATAGCTTAGCTCTTCTTTCGAGTAAAATTGAAAAAAACTTAATTTCTTTTGAAAAAATATATTTTAAATATCTTGAAGATAATGACGAAAAGGAGTTCTCTAAATCTGATTTGTTAAAACTTAGAAAAACGGAAAGTTTGTTTA contains:
- the htpG gene encoding molecular chaperone HtpG, with the translated sequence MAKGNINVSVENIFPLIKKFLYSDHEIFLRELISNGTDATLKLKHLTSIGESKSEYGNPIIEVKIDKEGKKLHIIDQGLGMTADEVEKYINQVAFSGAEEFLDQYKDSAKDSGIIGHFGLGFYSAFMVAEKVEIITKSHKEGTTAAHWTCDGSPEFTLEPHDKTDRGTEIILHIAEDSTEFLEEARISSLLYKYNKFMPIPIKFGTKEVNDPDHKPETTTDAEGKETTEPQKKITVDNIINNPNPAWTKQPTELENEDYNNFYRELYPSQFEDPLFHIHLNVDYPFNLTGILYFPKMTQDMAMQKDKIQLYQNQVYVTDNVEGIVPEFLTMLRGVIDSPDIPLNVSRSYLQADGAVKKISSYITRKVADKLKSLFNNNREEFEAKWNDIKIVIEYGMLSEDKFFDKADAFALYPTVDGKYYTYEELYNAIKAKQTDKDGKLVILYTSNQDEQHSYIEAAKDKGYEVLLLDSPIVSHLMQKLESTKENITFSRVDADSVDKLIAKDETVISKLDEDQTKALDALLKDVIPSEKFMVQLEPMDSNATPFMITQPEFMRRMKEMQASGGGGGMQMFGNMPEMYNLVVNTNSDLVNEILNTEAKDKQAHLITQSLDLARLSQGLLKGKELSDFIKRSYELLK
- a CDS encoding DUF5694 domain-containing protein translates to MKQVLLLAYVLLIVSCNNTNTPPEILKQDHNVSTSNNKIKVLNFGSFHFGETTDANSTDFDETSPEAQKQIKQIAQMLAAFKPTIICVENLPSLNDALNKDYQAFLKNPDQLDTSFGETSMIGFEVGRLNAVSKLYGIDNHMGYNYSVGDFFESSPDYTNAIDPKTYLQLTNQPFKDYPEMAKRDQNYKTMSVLEKLKLINEPLQLDQSIVANADKLLYVGTEDNFEGADNAAKFYHRNMKIYSNLNRIPMTKTDRVFIIMGSAHTAFLREFINRSPKFEMVNTLEYLK
- a CDS encoding PadR family transcriptional regulator; protein product: MYSKELTKGTLQPIILKLLSQHDKMYGYEITQKVKDLTKGKIDISEGALYPILHKLESNNILETEKVYIGKRVRKYYSVTKSGQQVIIDQSHQINDFIKTLSLIFNPKPTVK
- a CDS encoding GldL-related protein, whose amino-acid sequence is MRLSDQNIDYITTNLELYGLKNQDLKEDILDHICTYLENEEQLSFDEAYKIAIQQFGGYLSITQIQQETNAQLYFKSAKNRNRVLIILEFITAFIIITGSLFKIMHWPYAGILIFSGFLFLICITLPLYFYNKYKEQTLKYQS
- a CDS encoding gliding motility-associated C-terminal domain-containing protein — protein: MKSLLSFLIFTVCISFSYSQCNNKVLFIVDDSGSVSFSERQDMEASIQQLSNQIFSQNPLAEIGLVQYGQPNASSTSQPSYYLSYPFTVNPTISIPDNPGGNNLIQDVLPNSINTMINDGLFTTGGAFENTTSIFIFTDALIDSGCSSVLTNCSSCNVPALSCGYTYLTDLSNSLGGIPISTYRVISSFNPGTADGIQQGAGVLIEGSNFQLNSTQIDLLTDSLICIDADYDVFNTCIGDTTQFTLTTSDPITSALWDFGDGSPTSSDLNPTHTFPALGDYVITLTLTSNGEVVTTTNTITISDIPVANPIPDYILCDDLSNDQIEQFDLTTRDAFILGSQSAADFTISYFANFTDADNNQNALSTNYFNTSNNQDIFARIYNTNNPDCYSITDFKLIVDAQPIANPVSDFIVCDDDTNDGIATFDLSNIDNEVLAGQSATTFTVVYYLTNVDAIGDNNPLPNNYTTTSANQIIYAKVFNTSNTDCFAITTVNLIVDVKPVANPVPDFINCENDPSLINLNQFNTTVLGTQNSTDLVVTYHTSEADAIAGLNALSNNYQLDQTTTLYIKVENTIGIGCYDITTVNLSIFEFPFLDAKTIEDCLPNNYNINADIGVTNATYLWDSGETTAAINVNSFGEYNVQITIGNCTKNQTITFVKANNCNIPQGISPNDDTLNDFFDISYLEVDNIIIYNRYGTEVYSKANYAKEWNGQSNAGQELPTGTYYYVIKTKTDPKPLTGWVYLAR
- a CDS encoding DUF6567 family protein, with translation MKKIILSLSILALFSSCRSSLHSGGYNQLNQTQTVLTSNNFTVLGSFTGSATTKIVTGNITNKEGIISQAKAKLLENAKAAGVSLTGSRTLVNVSIDIIETKKRINATMSAEIIEFR